A window of Conger conger chromosome 13, fConCon1.1, whole genome shotgun sequence contains these coding sequences:
- the LOC133107482 gene encoding extracellular calcium-sensing receptor translates to MSPLSFSQWLMLMLPLQTWATDWSLSTRCQQWGGSNILEDPSLSQDGHVILGGLFPLYIQPVSPETTLTEPPKLPQCQRLQARSMRWAQAMVFAVEEINQNPFLLPGVKLGYRIVDSCAQHPWSLWGALALVSGRNHTCSKVPVIIGDATSRQCIILSRTLGPLDIPLVSYRASCACLSNRHKFPNFFRTIPSDYYQARTMAQLAKRFGWTWVGAIAEDNEYGLSLIQAFSEEVKGAGVCLAFITTLSRKRLEHDVLKAAAVVERSSARVILVFAWYTDVETLLLELIRRNVTGRQFLASEAWSTSDRLLRNPALSNISLGILGVAIRSAPIPGLEAYLRSLHPSHEPGSALMRELWGLLFECNPDGQNSTASQLLPPCVGTETLQSMQSIFTDTSQLRTTYNIYLAVYAVAHALHSQLSCTGKNTTNGSPHCASAEDLQPRQVLHHLNQVRFTTQLGEEIQFQGGDIKAVYDIVSWQDSPNGSLKYVNIGQMEGSELHLNDSATVWVGGAKTVPLSVCSEECPPGTRKAVRKGEPICCFDCLPCADGAISNQTGSVECKRCPAEFWSNSHRNECIPREVEFLSFEDTMGITLTTIALSGSGITVAVGVVFLYHRHTPLVKANNSELSFLLLLSLTLCFLCALVFVGQPSEWSCLTQHLFFGISFVLCLSCILVKTIVVLVAFQSARPGVNMMKWFGLVQQRGSVVLFTCVQVFICILWLCLSPPRPHRNTGFQGSKLILECTVGSALGFGCILGYIGLLAAMCFLLAFLARKLPDNFNEAKFITFSMLIFCAVWIAFVPAYISSPGKYTVAVEIFAILASSFGLLLCIFAPKCYIILLRPENNTKKFLMGKT, encoded by the exons ATGTCCCCACTCAGCTTCTCGCAGTGGTTAATGCTGATGCTGCCACTCCAGACCTGGGCAACGGATTGGAGCTTGTCAACACGCTGCCAGCAATGGGGGGGCTCCAACATCCTGGAAGACCCCAGCCTTTCTCAGGATGGACATGTGATTTTGGGAGGACTCTTCCCCCTTTACATCCAGCCTGTCTCTCCAGAAACAACGCTCACCGAACCCCCAAAACTACCACAATGTCAGAG ACTGCAGGCACGGTCAATGCGCTGGGCACAGGCCATGGTGTTTGCTGTGGAGGAGATCAACCAGAACCCCTTCCTGCTCCCGGGGGTCAAACTGGGGTACAGGATCGTGGACAGCTGTGCACAGCACCCATGGTCCCTGTGGGGTGCTCTGGCTCTAGTCAGTGGGAGAAACCACACTTGCAGCAAGGTCCCAGTCATCATTGGGGATGCCACTTCGAGACAGTGCATCATCCTATCCAGAACTCTGGGTCCACTGGACATTCCTCTG GTCAGTTATCGGGCCAGCTGTGCTTGTCTCAGCAACAGGCATAAGTTTCCAAACTTCTTCCGGACGATCCCCAGTGATTATTACCAGGCTCGGACCATGGCTCAGTTGGCTAAACGCTTTGGCTGGACCTGGGTGGGCGCCATCGCAGAAGACAATGAATATGGCCTCTCCTTGATCCAGGCTTTCTCTGAGGAGGTGAAGGGAGCTGGGGTGTGCCTGGCATTCATTACGACACTGTCACGGAAACGATTGGAGCACGATGTTTTaaaagcagcagcagtagtggaGCGTTCCTCTGCCCGTGTGATCCTGGTTTTTGCCTGGTACACAGACGTGGAGACACTGCTCCTGGAGCTCATCAGGCGTAATGTAACAGGAAGGCAGTTCCTGGCCAGCGAGGCATGGAGCACCAGTGACAGGCTCCTGCGGAACCCTGCCCTCTCCAACATTTCCCTGGGCATTCTGGGAGTGGCCATCCGCAGTGCTCCCATCCCAGGGCTGGAGGCCTACCTGCGCAGCCTGCACCCTTCCCATGAGCCTGGGAGCGCTCTGATGAGGGAGCTGTGGGGGCTCTTGTTTGAGTGCAACCCAGATGGACAGAATTCAACTGCCTCACAGCTGCTGCCCCCTTGTGTAGGTACAGAGACACTGCAGTCAATGCAGAGTATCTTCACCGACACCTCCCAGCTGAGAACAACCTACAACATCTACCTGGCTGTATATGCTGTGGCCCATGCACTACACAGTCAGCTGTCCTGCACTGGAAAGAACACCACCAACGGGAGTCCACACTGTGCCAGTGCTGAGGATCTCCAACCGAGACAG GTGTTACATCACCTTAACCAGGTGCGTTTCACCACTCAGCTGGGAGAGGAGATCCAATTCCAGGGTGGGGATATTAAGGCAGTGTATGATATTGTGAGCTGGCAGGACAGCCCTAATGGCTCACTGAAGTACGTCAACATTGGGCAAATGGAAGGGTCCGAGCTCCACCTGAATGACTCAGCCACTGTGTGGGTCGGTGGTGCCAAGACG GTTccactctctgtgtgttctGAAGAATGCCCCCCAGGAACACGCAAGGCTGTGAGGAAGGGCGAACCCATCTGCTGCTTCGACTGCCTGCCCTGTGCAGATGGGGCAATCAGCAACCAGACAG GATCAGTGGAATGCAAGCGCTGTCCTGCAGAGTTCTGGTCCAACAGTCACAGAAATGAATGTATTCCTCGTGAGGTGGAGTTTCTGTCATTTGAGGACACAATGGGCATCACCCTGACAACCATAGCCTTGTCTGGCAGTGGCATAACAGTGGCAGTGGGCGTGGTCTTCCTgtaccacagacacaccccacTAGTAAAAGCCAATaactcagagctgagcttcctgctgctgctgtccctcactctctgcttcctgtgtgcGCTGGTGTTTGTAGGCCAACCCTCAGAGTGGTCCTGCCTGACCCAGCACCTGTTTTTTGGGATCAGTTTTGTACTCTGCCTCTCCTGCATCCTGGTCAAAACCATTGTGGTTCTGGTTGCATTTCAGTCTGCCAGGCCTGGTGTCAACATGATGAAGTGGTTTGGGCTGGTTCAGCAGCGGGGCAGCGTGGTCCTCTTCACCTGTGTCCAGGTGTTCATCTGCATCCTATGGCTCTGCCTCAGTCCCCCTCGCCCACACCGCAATACAGGGTTCCAGGGCTCAAAGCTCATTCTGGAGTGTACAGTCGGGTCAGCACTAGGGTTTGGCTGCATCTTGGGCTACATTGGCCTGCTGGCAGCCATGTGCTTCCTGCTGGCATTTTTAGCCAGGAAGCTCCCAGACAACTTCAATGAGGCCAAGTTCATCACCTTCAGCATGCTCATCTTCTGTGCAGTCTGGATTGCCTTCGTCCCTGCCTACATCAGCTCTCCAGGAAAATACACTGTCGCTGTGGAGATATTTGCTATCCTGGCCTCCAGCTTTGGGCTCCTGCTCTGTATTTTTGCCCCCAAGTGTTACATCATCCTACTGCGGCCAGAGAATAACACCAAGAAATTTCTAATGGGAAAAACATAA